In the genome of Magnolia sinica isolate HGM2019 chromosome 2, MsV1, whole genome shotgun sequence, one region contains:
- the LOC131236859 gene encoding anamorsin homolog isoform X1: protein MDMVAMKGSMLVLTDHVVVPVSAVLSAVREAGNEAIGESDMLVITQASALRQLPIGSSSLNVVVAILKTPDLSGQWLEEIVRVLKPGGRIVLHTSLPPNEQTDKVSFQSSTPLKRKLLLAGFLEVQDLQLKSLLPFEDINQSLTAKKPSWNIGSSFSIKKPMKSLPKVQIDDDLDLIDEDSLLTDEDLKKPQLPLVGDCEVGSTRKACKNCTCGRAEAEEKVEKLGLTTEQLNNPQSACGSCGLGDAFRCNGCPYKGLPPFKLGEKVSLSGNFLVADI from the exons atg GATATGGTGGCAATGAAGGGAAGCATGCTGGTGCTTACAGATCATGTGGTTGTCCCTGTTAGTGCAGTTCTGTCTGCAGTTAGGGAGGCTGGGAATGAAGCAATTGGAGAAAGTGATATGCTCGTCATCACACAAGCGTCTGCTTTAA GACAGTTGCCGATCGGGTCTTCGTCACTGAATGTCGTAGTTGCGATATTGAAAACTCCTGACCTCAGTGGGCAGTGGCTTGAAGAGATTGTTAGAGTCTTGAAACCCGGTGGTAGAATTGTATTGCATACTTCTCTGCCTCCCAATGAGCAGACAGATAAG GTTTCCTTTCAGTCAAGTACTCCCCTCAAGCGCAAGCTACTCCTGGCAGGATTTCTAGAAGTGCAAGATCTGCAACTAAAATCATTGTTACCTTTTGAAGACATCAACCAATCTCTAACG GCCAAGAAGCCTTCTTGGAACATTGGGTCCTCCTTTTCCATCAAGAAGCCAATGAAGAGCCTACCTAAAGTTCAGATTGATGATGATTTGGATCTGATCGATGAGGATAGTCTCCTAACTGATGAAGACTTGAAGAAACCCCAACTGCCACTTG TGGGTGATTGTGAAGTTGGAAGCACAAGGAAAGCCTGCAAAAACTGCACCTGTGGCCGGGCTGAGGCAGAGGAAAAGGTGGAGAAGCTGGGGTTGACTACAGAGCAGCTGAACAACCCTCAGTCTGCATGTGGCAGT TGTGGACTTGGTGATGCATTCCGCTGCAATGGATGCCCCTATAAGGGTCTCCCTCCATTCAAATTGGGTGAGAAG GTATCACTATCAGGGAACTTCCTTGTTGCTGATATatga
- the LOC131236859 gene encoding anamorsin homolog isoform X2, whose amino-acid sequence MDMVAMKGSMLVLTDHVVVPVSAVLSAVREAGNEAIGESDMLVITQASALRQLPIGSSSLNVVVAILKTPDLSGQWLEEIVRVLKPGGRIVLHTSLPPNEQTDKSSTPLKRKLLLAGFLEVQDLQLKSLLPFEDINQSLTAKKPSWNIGSSFSIKKPMKSLPKVQIDDDLDLIDEDSLLTDEDLKKPQLPLVGDCEVGSTRKACKNCTCGRAEAEEKVEKLGLTTEQLNNPQSACGSCGLGDAFRCNGCPYKGLPPFKLGEKVSLSGNFLVADI is encoded by the exons atg GATATGGTGGCAATGAAGGGAAGCATGCTGGTGCTTACAGATCATGTGGTTGTCCCTGTTAGTGCAGTTCTGTCTGCAGTTAGGGAGGCTGGGAATGAAGCAATTGGAGAAAGTGATATGCTCGTCATCACACAAGCGTCTGCTTTAA GACAGTTGCCGATCGGGTCTTCGTCACTGAATGTCGTAGTTGCGATATTGAAAACTCCTGACCTCAGTGGGCAGTGGCTTGAAGAGATTGTTAGAGTCTTGAAACCCGGTGGTAGAATTGTATTGCATACTTCTCTGCCTCCCAATGAGCAGACAGATAAG TCAAGTACTCCCCTCAAGCGCAAGCTACTCCTGGCAGGATTTCTAGAAGTGCAAGATCTGCAACTAAAATCATTGTTACCTTTTGAAGACATCAACCAATCTCTAACG GCCAAGAAGCCTTCTTGGAACATTGGGTCCTCCTTTTCCATCAAGAAGCCAATGAAGAGCCTACCTAAAGTTCAGATTGATGATGATTTGGATCTGATCGATGAGGATAGTCTCCTAACTGATGAAGACTTGAAGAAACCCCAACTGCCACTTG TGGGTGATTGTGAAGTTGGAAGCACAAGGAAAGCCTGCAAAAACTGCACCTGTGGCCGGGCTGAGGCAGAGGAAAAGGTGGAGAAGCTGGGGTTGACTACAGAGCAGCTGAACAACCCTCAGTCTGCATGTGGCAGT TGTGGACTTGGTGATGCATTCCGCTGCAATGGATGCCCCTATAAGGGTCTCCCTCCATTCAAATTGGGTGAGAAG GTATCACTATCAGGGAACTTCCTTGTTGCTGATATatga